In Synechococcus sp. Nb3U1, one DNA window encodes the following:
- the menB gene encoding 1,4-dihydroxy-2-naphthoyl-CoA synthase — translation MWHSAKTYEDIRYEKSDGIAKITINRPHKRNAFRPKTIQELIDAFSNVREDPRIGVVLFTGAGPHSDGQYAFCAGGDQSVRSEAGYLDEAGIPRLNVLDLQRLIRSLPKVVIALVAGYAIGGGHVLHLICDLTLAADNAIFGQTGPKVGSFDGGFGASYLARVVGQKKAREIWFLCRQYTAAQALEMGLVNAVVPVEELEAEGIRWAQEILQKSPLAIRCLKAAFNADCDGQAGLQELAGDATLLFYMTEEAAEGKRAFLEKRPPDFRRFPWLP, via the coding sequence ATGTGGCACAGTGCCAAAACCTACGAAGATATCCGCTATGAAAAAAGCGATGGCATCGCCAAAATCACCATCAACCGCCCCCATAAGCGCAATGCCTTTCGCCCCAAAACCATTCAGGAATTAATCGATGCCTTTTCCAATGTGCGGGAGGATCCCCGCATTGGGGTGGTGCTATTTACCGGAGCGGGGCCCCATAGCGATGGCCAATATGCCTTTTGTGCCGGCGGGGATCAGAGCGTGCGCAGCGAGGCAGGCTATTTGGATGAGGCGGGGATCCCTCGCTTGAATGTGTTGGATTTGCAGCGGCTGATCCGCTCCTTGCCCAAGGTGGTGATCGCGTTGGTGGCGGGCTATGCCATTGGGGGCGGTCATGTGTTGCATCTAATTTGCGATCTCACTCTTGCCGCAGACAACGCCATTTTTGGCCAGACCGGCCCCAAGGTGGGCAGCTTTGATGGGGGCTTCGGGGCCAGCTACTTGGCACGGGTGGTGGGTCAAAAAAAAGCGCGAGAAATTTGGTTTCTCTGTCGTCAATATACAGCGGCACAAGCCTTAGAGATGGGCCTGGTGAATGCGGTGGTGCCGGTGGAAGAACTGGAGGCAGAAGGGATCCGCTGGGCACAGGAAATTCTGCAAAAAAGTCCGCTGGCGATTCGCTGCCTCAAGGCTGCCTTTAACGCCGATTGTGATGGGCAGGCGGGGCTACAGGAGCTGGCAGGAGATGCGACGCTGCTGTTTTACATGACCGAAGAAGCCGCCGAGGGCAAACGAGCCTTTTTGGAAAAGCGCCCTCCCGATTTTCGCCGGTTTCCTTGGTTGCCTTAA
- the cobA gene encoding uroporphyrinogen-III C-methyltransferase gives MGKVYLVGAGLGGREGLTVRALQVLRQAEAVWIDELVDDRLLAELPGQAQLWRRSGESSVQEGVLWLIQRCREGQQVVHLKSGDPLIFGRTREEVEALVKAGCPFEILPGLSSALAGPLWAGIPLTDKYLSRAFAVLTAHQLETLPWPGLAQLDTLVILMGSRQRDQIAAKLMEAGCPAERPVALIRSAGQAEQTVWVGCLAEWAAAENRSCEQTQSGPGVLVIGEVVKLRQDFLSGIPRLPEQAPLAGKTVLVTRSEGQAETFRELLQAQGARVLEMPTLVIQPPASWDRLDQAIQQLEQFDWLLLTSANAVTHFFARLHHHKQDSRALHALRVAVVGSKTAAILAHYGIHPNLVPPEFVADALLEVWPEPVMGQRVLFPRVESGGRDVLVQGLRQRGAQVLEVAAYQSACPKQPDPQVIAALKAHQVDLLSFASSKTVQHFAQLIRQAGLDPEVWDPPVQIAAIGPKTAETCRAELGRVDIEAAEYTLEGLVEAMIQQAQPLQTTGTVG, from the coding sequence ATGGGCAAGGTGTATTTGGTGGGGGCGGGGTTGGGGGGACGGGAGGGCCTGACGGTGCGGGCGCTTCAGGTATTGCGGCAGGCAGAGGCAGTTTGGATCGATGAATTGGTGGATGACCGATTGCTGGCAGAATTGCCGGGTCAGGCGCAGCTATGGCGACGGTCTGGGGAGTCTTCTGTGCAGGAGGGAGTCCTTTGGCTGATCCAACGCTGCCGTGAGGGCCAACAGGTGGTTCACCTCAAATCTGGGGATCCGCTGATTTTTGGCCGTACCCGTGAAGAGGTGGAAGCACTGGTTAAGGCGGGCTGCCCCTTTGAGATCCTGCCGGGGTTGTCTTCTGCCTTGGCTGGCCCCCTGTGGGCAGGGATCCCTTTGACGGATAAATATCTCAGCCGCGCTTTTGCGGTTCTGACAGCACACCAGCTGGAAACCTTGCCCTGGCCAGGGCTGGCCCAATTGGATACGCTGGTGATCTTGATGGGCTCCCGGCAACGAGACCAGATTGCCGCCAAGCTCATGGAGGCGGGTTGCCCTGCGGAGCGACCTGTGGCCCTCATTCGGTCAGCGGGCCAAGCGGAACAAACGGTGTGGGTGGGCTGTCTGGCAGAGTGGGCCGCAGCAGAAAACCGATCCTGTGAACAGACCCAGTCTGGGCCGGGAGTGTTGGTGATCGGGGAGGTGGTGAAATTGCGACAGGACTTCTTGTCCGGGATCCCCAGGCTACCAGAACAAGCCCCCTTGGCGGGTAAAACCGTGTTGGTGACCCGTTCGGAAGGGCAAGCGGAAACCTTTCGGGAGCTGCTCCAGGCCCAAGGGGCACGGGTGCTGGAGATGCCCACCCTGGTGATTCAACCCCCCGCAAGCTGGGATCGCTTGGATCAGGCTATTCAACAGCTTGAGCAATTCGACTGGCTACTACTCACCTCTGCCAATGCCGTCACCCATTTCTTTGCGCGGTTGCACCATCACAAGCAAGACAGCCGTGCCCTGCATGCCCTCAGGGTGGCGGTGGTGGGATCCAAAACAGCGGCGATATTGGCTCACTATGGTATTCATCCCAATTTGGTGCCGCCGGAGTTTGTTGCCGATGCGTTGCTGGAGGTTTGGCCCGAGCCCGTGATGGGGCAACGGGTGCTGTTCCCACGGGTCGAGTCGGGCGGGCGAGATGTGTTGGTGCAGGGGTTGCGGCAGCGAGGGGCGCAGGTGCTGGAGGTAGCCGCCTATCAATCCGCCTGTCCGAAACAGCCGGATCCCCAGGTGATCGCCGCCCTAAAGGCTCATCAGGTGGATCTTCTCAGCTTTGCCAGCTCCAAGACGGTGCAGCATTTCGCCCAGTTGATCCGGCAGGCAGGGTTGGATCCCGAGGTTTGGGATCCACCGGTGCAGATTGCCGCCATTGGCCCCAAAACTGCAGAAACCTGCCGCGCAGAGTTGGGCCGAGTGGATATTGAGGCAGCAGAATACACTCTAGAGGGGCTGGTGGAAGCCATGATCCAGCAGGCGCAACCGCTCCAGACTACCGGAACCGTTGGATAA